CTTCGCGCTGCAGGACCAGCTCGGCTTCGACAAGGCCAGCAAGACGGTGGACTGGCTGCTCACCCAGTCCAAGCCAGCCATCGACCGCCTATCGTCCGAGTCCTCTCGGCTCAACGCCGCTAGAGCGGGAGAAGATGGCATGTCGTCGCTATCATCGGTGGAGCGGGAAGGCCGCCGGCTCAAGGAGACGGAGCTGGCTGCCGGGTCGGGAAAGGGGGCAGCGGATGTGGAGAAAGCGATGAGGGCGAGGGGTGGTGGAACGTCGGTGCTCATGGAGCACAGACGCGAGATGAACGGCGGCTTCATGTCGGCTTCGATGACTGGTGGGGAGTACTACTACGACCTCGGCGAGATGATGTGCATCAACGCAGGAGAATGCGACGACGATGGCGAGTACGACGAAGACGGCGATTTCTTGGACGGTATGCAATACTAGTTCCAGCCTTCCAGGTACTAGCGATCGAGCAGCTTAATTAGGTCTTGATCTGCCGAGCGCATCGTTGTCTTAGTTAATTATATTGCATGTGTACGGATCTACTACTCTCTTGGTACTATTTGCAAATCTCATGGTTTTGTTTTATGGTGCTATTTTTTCTTTGCTTTGAGGTGCCTCTTAAGATTTTCTTGAAGTCCATCGCTCTTTTTAATTTCATGCAACATCTGGCTTTCTTTCATGTCTTAATTTGGGGATTATTTTGTAAGATTTTGTTGAAGCTGATCATCTTAAGCTAGAGAGGGAGAAGCTAAATGGTTGGTTTGTTCACTGCGTTTATGCTCATAAGATGACAGTTTATGTAGATCAGCGAAGGTACTTGAGGTAAGGAGGATAGACAGAGCGTAGAAAAGTTCAGCACATGCAGTCAGCACTTTCATGATCAAACACAAGGGTATCAGGAAACCGTATGCAAATATATAAAGAATTCGTAGTGTTTAGCCTGTTTAGGTCTGTACCTTCTTGACCTAGAATAAATAAAGATGGTCTTcctcgcaaataaaataaaataaggatTGCCTATTTTTGCTAAGTTGTACTTTCTTTCCTACACAAAAGCTTTGCATCAGTAAAAGAAAATAAGTTCCATTTGGATATATATGTAAGTAACTCACTGGCTCAGTGTCCCTATGAGCCTAGCTAACATATACTCCATTTGGATGGTGTATATGAGTTATTAGTTGCAGTCTACAAAGTACATGGTTATCTGGAATATCTTTCCAGAAGCAATCATTTGCAAGTACACATTGTTTTGGATGGTTAGCTGGAGTTATACAAGAGCACGACAAAAGGGATAAATATCAGATTCTAAGTTTAAAAGATTTAGGACTGAAAAAGTTGGAAGTACAGGGTTTAGTAACTAATACTTATGCAGTTCACAATCTTTATTTGTTTGATTTAGCTTCATTCGTCAACTGAAACTTAGTTTCATCCTAATGTAAATCAAGTTGATGTTGTGGCATCATCCATGATATATAGTATTCAGCTGCTAACATCATTACCAAAGGAGAATACCTTGCTATTTTCGTAATTATGACCCTGGTTTCGTGAAGCGAGGAATCTGAACCTGCTAACTATTAATTTCAGTTTGGAAACTGAAAGATATGATTTGTAGGGTTAATAGGGTCATGTAAACACCCATATATCCAAAATATTTTTCCTACATATAGTTTGATTAGATTCTAGCTGAACGCACTATTTGTTGCTTATGTTTGGAGGGTTTGACATCTAATTTGttgaaaaaaaatataattgagTAATATATACAACATTTTGAACATTCTACATTTTAAGCAAGTTAAACAATGACATGTACAATTAGCAAAAAACATGAGCACACTTACATGTGAACTTTTCATGTATTTCGTTAAATTAATTTAAAATAACttacacatacatatatacatttacAGTATATAATTCAGGATCAACAACTCCATAGAAAATTATACCAGATTCATATCCCAATAGGTAATATAATTGAAATATATACTTCTAATTCATCTAGAAAACATTTATCTAATTAAGGATATTTTTCATAGACTGGAGCTAAATCTCCTACTTATTTCCTAAAAAGTATTTCCAAACGCATCATGAATCCCAGCAAAGTGGTTTTGACAATTCATCTACCGTATTAAAAAAATGTGATTTACAATATTCATTGCTCTACATAAGTGTATCATGATGGATAAAAAGGTTGTGCATGTGCGATCAGGATGAGACTTTCTTTCGGCCATCAACCAAATCTAGCTCATAAGCATTCACGCAAGTACACGACTAATGTATATATGAGCTTTGTATTCGCTCATAGTGACTCGACACTTATATATATTGCACTCTTAAAGTATATACTCTCCTCTTTTGATATACCACATGTACACATATAATAGGCTATATGTATCTCTTTATCATTTTCAATACTAATTCTAAAATGTCACAATTCTAGTATATTTGATGACATATTCATATGGAACATTGGGATTTACCTTGCACCATTTTCATGCACATAAAGGTGTATATAAAAGAATATTCAAAATATGGTTTCAAATGAAAGATTTAATGGTGTTTAGTCTGGAGTACTATTATATTGCTATTGGAATATGTGTTTAAAGTTATACCACATATCCGTTGGTAAATACATGACTTCCTAGAAAGcatgaagccaagtttggcaagTAATATATAAAAAGATCATGTCAGTAAGGCGGAAAGAGTATTATTATATCTCCCATAAAATTACGTCTATTGACAAACCAAGTGAGTAAACGGGTTTGACATAGGCATATATATATTACTACCATATACACATTGGAGTACACACTCCCATGAGTAGAATCTTTTTAGCTTTGTTTGGCATGTTGGAGTAGGATCCATATATATTGAAAAATGCCTACTTTTCTGATGAAAGTTGAAGATTTGATTTGACTATAAATATTTAAACATATATGCAAATGACTAAAATGGTAAATTTCCTTATATTTTTTGTCATAAGTCTTTTCGGCTAGGAGTGCAATAGCGTCCATGAAAAAACCACTTAAACTATATGATTACAATTGACTTAATTTATGATTCCGAGATATTTTAATAATAGTTGTAATATAGTCAACATAAAAAGCTTGAAAACATCTCATCATAGACCTTAACTAGATAATACCACATGTGTG
This window of the Triticum aestivum cultivar Chinese Spring chromosome 5D, IWGSC CS RefSeq v2.1, whole genome shotgun sequence genome carries:
- the LOC123124789 gene encoding transcription factor TB1-like translates to MLPYHPNPHGFWISREPPAQVPNPASGFAVAPPAHLDHQIQHYDHFFPGHGNQFNSETLEAVLMRPRPPAPPPAEMPPANEARTGAVQAAGTGHARARKRSFRTDRHSKIRTAQGVRDRRMRLSLDVARDFFALQDQLGFDKASKTVDWLLTQSKPAIDRLSSESSRLNAARAGEDGMSSLSSVEREGRRLKETELAAGSGKGAADVEKAMRARGGGTSVLMEHRREMNGGFMSASMTGGEYYYDLGEMMCINAGECDDDGEYDEDGDFLDGMQY